The following are encoded together in the Culex pipiens pallens isolate TS chromosome 1, TS_CPP_V2, whole genome shotgun sequence genome:
- the LOC120420399 gene encoding uncharacterized protein LOC120420399, with protein sequence MARRLEIRNKRQKPIKKQITDWRLGSWNCRSLNFLGFEFALAKELQPRNFDVVALQEVCLEEEQVLDWPGRQTDSRFFLSGGKDKKLGTGFIVRGKMQDRVFGFTAISERMCKLRIRGRFFNYSIINVHCPHDEKSYDEKEAFYATLEEVYDGCPRQDVKVIIGDMNARY encoded by the exons ATGGCAAGAAGATTGGAgatccggaacaaacggcagaAGCCCATTAAAAAGCAGATCACCGATTGGCGACTCGGTTCTTGGAACTGCAGGTCCCTAAACTTTCTGGGTTTCGAATTCGCTTTGGCGAAAGAGTTGCAACctcgcaacttcgatgttgtggcactgcaggaggtgtgcttggaGGAGGAGCAGGTGCTCGACTGGCCAGGTCGGCAGACCGATTCCCGGTTTTTTCTGAGCGGCGGCAAGGACAAGAAGCTTGGTACCGGCTTTATTGTGCGGGGCAAGATGCAGGATCGCGTGTTCGGCTTCACGGCGATCAGCGAGCGGATGTGCAAGTTGAGGATAagaggccgtttcttcaactatagcatcatcaacgtgcactgCCCCCACGACGAAAAGTCCTATGATGAAAAGGAAGCATTCTACGCGACGCTGGAGGAGGTGTACGACGGCTGTCCGCGGCAGGATGTGAAAGTCATCATTGGGGACATGAACGCTCG TTATTAG